One part of the Chryseobacterium mulctrae genome encodes these proteins:
- the rplI gene encoding 50S ribosomal protein L9, with protein MNIILKKDVENLGLEFDTVNVKPGYARNFLLPQGFALLATPKNIAALEATLEARKEEEAKLIAAANAVVDQLKKTSITIPAKVGSGDKLFGSINNADLSAALAKAGVSVDKKYIKIPGNTIKRTGKVTANVRLHRNVEYNFEFDIVSDAPVEAPKPAAPKAKVEETPSTEEA; from the coding sequence ATGAACATTATTCTTAAAAAAGACGTAGAAAACTTAGGTCTTGAATTCGACACAGTAAATGTAAAGCCAGGTTATGCAAGAAACTTCTTGTTACCTCAAGGTTTTGCTCTTTTAGCTACTCCTAAAAACATTGCAGCTCTTGAAGCTACTTTGGAAGCTAGAAAAGAAGAAGAAGCTAAATTAATCGCTGCTGCAAACGCTGTAGTAGACCAATTAAAGAAAACTTCTATTACTATTCCTGCAAAAGTAGGTTCTGGTGATAAATTATTCGGATCTATCAACAATGCAGATCTTTCTGCTGCTCTTGCTAAAGCTGGAGTTTCTGTTGATAAGAAGTATATCAAAATCCCAGGAAACACTATTAAGAGAACTGGTAAAGTAACTGCAAACGTAAGATTACACAGAAATGTAGAATACAACTTCGAATTCGACATCGTATCTGACGCACCGGTAGAAGCTCCAAAACCAGCTGCTCCTAAAGCTAAAGTTGAAGAAACTCCTTCTACTGAAGAAGCATAA
- the rpsR gene encoding 30S ribosomal protein S18 translates to MAIDDMAKQASAGGESEVKFLTPLDINTKTDKKYCRFKKFGIKHVDYKDADFLLQFVNEQGKILPRRYTGTSLKYQRKVSSAIKRARHLALMPYVADLLK, encoded by the coding sequence ATGGCAATAGATGATATGGCTAAACAAGCCTCAGCTGGAGGAGAATCTGAAGTAAAATTCCTTACACCACTTGATATCAACACTAAAACTGATAAAAAGTACTGTAGATTCAAAAAATTCGGAATTAAGCACGTTGATTACAAAGATGCTGATTTCTTATTACAATTCGTAAACGAGCAAGGTAAAATTTTACCTAGAAGATACACTGGAACTTCTTTGAAATACCAAAGAAAAGTTTCTTCTGCTATCAAAAGAGCTAGACACTTAGCTTTGATGCCTTACGTAGCTGACTTATTGAAATAA
- the rpsF gene encoding 30S ribosomal protein S6, with translation MNNYETVFILTPVLSEAQVEEAVNKYVDLLKEKNCEIVTRENWGLKKLAYPIQLKKNGFYTLIEFKGEGNVVADLELAFKRDERVIRYLTTKLDKHAVEYAVTRRTKLKASRA, from the coding sequence ATGAACAATTACGAAACTGTTTTCATTTTAACTCCCGTTCTATCTGAAGCTCAGGTGGAGGAAGCAGTGAACAAGTATGTAGATCTTTTGAAAGAAAAGAACTGTGAGATTGTCACTAGAGAAAATTGGGGATTAAAAAAATTAGCTTATCCAATTCAATTAAAAAAGAATGGATTCTACACTTTAATCGAGTTTAAAGGTGAAGGTAATGTAGTTGCTGATTTAGAATTAGCATTCAAACGTGACGAAAGAGTAATTCGTTACCTTACTACAAAACTAGACAAGCACGCTGTAGAGTACGCTGTAACTAGAAGAACTAAACTTAAAGCTTCAAGAGCTTAA
- a CDS encoding TolC family protein, translating into MKMIFGAHRYHCMALCLLLISSFLHSQMIDYQHLSLQQAVEIGLKNNKKIQISHLKNEMSETKEKDLKMEKLPDIEFHTSYNQVSNLFQHENGVFGKATKYDIINGMYDFTLSASIPVYMGGKIKNIEKKAAIDTEISSLKTHLDKRQLTMEIITAFLQIHHLKEQQGLINDKMHEDSVNIKQVKALKANGVVTVNEVLRTSLQLSNHKMSWTELDNDVQIAEHKLKTILSLPENQEMHVDTEDLISENAEIPYVNELTETALHKNESAEMATKNLSLKELDKKITKANYLPKITAGGEYFMKYPNMMFFPPEPYAYRLGMIGVNLTYPIESLYKNKYKMQEARENINLAKLQIEENEENIRHNVYEAYKKFEETDQKVSIAEEAINQAKENYRIVRKKYTNKLSLITELIDADNAYLEAQSNLISVKINRQLKYYQLQYTIGNL; encoded by the coding sequence ATGAAAATGATATTTGGCGCACACAGATATCACTGTATGGCGTTGTGCTTATTATTGATAAGCAGTTTTCTACATTCACAGATGATCGATTATCAACATCTCAGCTTACAACAAGCTGTTGAGATTGGATTAAAGAACAATAAAAAAATTCAGATCAGTCATTTAAAAAATGAAATGTCGGAGACCAAAGAGAAAGATCTCAAAATGGAAAAACTTCCGGATATTGAATTTCACACAAGTTATAATCAGGTTTCAAATCTTTTTCAACATGAAAATGGCGTATTTGGAAAAGCAACAAAGTATGATATCATCAATGGAATGTATGATTTTACGCTTTCAGCTTCAATCCCAGTTTATATGGGTGGAAAAATTAAAAATATTGAAAAAAAAGCAGCCATTGACACTGAAATTTCTTCATTAAAAACGCATTTAGACAAAAGACAATTAACGATGGAGATCATCACCGCTTTTCTTCAGATTCATCATTTAAAAGAACAGCAAGGTTTAATCAATGATAAAATGCATGAAGATTCTGTCAATATTAAACAGGTAAAAGCTTTAAAAGCAAACGGTGTTGTAACGGTAAATGAAGTCTTGAGAACATCTTTACAGCTTTCTAACCATAAAATGAGTTGGACAGAACTGGATAATGATGTACAAATTGCCGAACATAAATTAAAAACCATTCTGTCGCTTCCGGAAAATCAGGAAATGCATGTTGATACGGAAGATTTGATTTCAGAAAATGCAGAAATTCCTTACGTCAATGAATTAACGGAAACTGCTTTGCATAAAAACGAATCTGCTGAAATGGCGACCAAAAATCTTTCGTTGAAGGAATTAGACAAAAAAATTACAAAAGCTAATTATTTACCGAAAATTACAGCAGGTGGAGAATATTTTATGAAATATCCGAATATGATGTTTTTTCCACCCGAACCTTATGCGTATCGTTTAGGAATGATCGGTGTCAATCTTACCTATCCTATCGAAAGTCTGTATAAAAACAAATACAAAATGCAGGAAGCAAGGGAAAATATTAACCTTGCCAAATTGCAGATCGAGGAAAATGAAGAAAACATCAGACATAATGTTTATGAAGCTTACAAAAAGTTTGAAGAAACCGATCAGAAAGTGAGCATCGCAGAAGAAGCTATTAATCAGGCTAAGGAAAACTACAGAATTGTAAGAAAGAAATACACCAACAAATTAAGCTTGATCACCGAATTAATCGATGCAGACAACGCTTATCTGGAAGCTCAATCTAATTTAATTTCAGTAAAAATAAATCGTCAACTAAAATATTACCAACTCCAATATACTATTGGAAACCTATAA
- a CDS encoding aldehyde dehydrogenase — protein sequence MEIQEIVSKQKAFFKTQQTKNLRFRKMYLEKLRDLILENENLLYETIYKDFGKSKFDTFTTEISFVLNDIKYYLKNLKSLSKPKKVRTNLANQFGKSRIHNEPLGNILVIGAWNYPYQLSLSPIVAALAAGNCCILKPSEIAENTMKVMAKIINKNFPPEYLYVYEGGIDETTELLKLKFDKIFFTGSTKIGNIVYKAAAENLTPVVLELGGKSPAIITKDANLEVAAKRIVWGKFLNAGQTCVAPDYLLVEESIQEQFLEMLRKNIQQFKYEPQSEHYTKIINQKNFQRLIKLIDQDKIYFGGNSDEENRYIEPTILTNINWKDEVMQEEIFGPILPVISFTNFNLILNEIIELEKPLAAYLFTNNSEEKENFKNKLSFGGGCINDVIMHLGNENLPFGGVGNSGIGNYHGKFGFETFSHQKAVLERATWGEPNIKYPPYSEKKLSWIKRLM from the coding sequence ATGGAAATTCAGGAAATTGTATCAAAGCAGAAAGCGTTTTTCAAAACACAGCAAACGAAAAATTTAAGATTCAGAAAAATGTATCTTGAAAAACTTCGGGATTTGATTTTAGAAAACGAAAACCTTTTATATGAAACGATTTACAAAGATTTCGGGAAATCAAAATTTGATACATTTACCACAGAAATTTCCTTTGTTTTAAATGATATTAAATATTATCTAAAGAATTTAAAATCACTTTCAAAACCCAAAAAAGTAAGAACAAATCTTGCTAATCAATTCGGAAAAAGCAGAATTCACAACGAACCTTTAGGAAACATCTTGGTTATTGGAGCCTGGAATTATCCTTATCAGCTTTCATTATCTCCAATTGTTGCAGCTTTAGCAGCCGGAAACTGCTGTATTTTAAAACCCAGCGAAATTGCCGAAAATACAATGAAAGTGATGGCAAAAATCATCAATAAAAATTTTCCACCGGAATATTTATACGTTTATGAAGGTGGAATTGACGAGACCACAGAACTTTTAAAGCTCAAATTCGATAAAATATTCTTTACTGGAAGTACAAAAATTGGCAATATCGTTTACAAAGCTGCAGCAGAAAATTTAACTCCGGTTGTTTTGGAATTGGGAGGAAAATCACCTGCAATCATTACTAAAGATGCTAATCTTGAAGTCGCTGCTAAAAGAATTGTTTGGGGGAAATTTTTAAATGCCGGACAAACCTGTGTTGCTCCGGATTACTTATTGGTCGAAGAATCTATACAGGAACAGTTTTTAGAAATGTTGAGAAAAAACATTCAGCAATTTAAATATGAACCTCAATCTGAACATTATACAAAAATCATTAATCAAAAGAATTTTCAACGATTAATAAAGCTCATTGATCAGGATAAAATTTATTTTGGCGGAAATTCTGATGAAGAAAATCGATATATAGAACCCACAATCTTAACAAATATTAATTGGAAAGATGAAGTAATGCAGGAAGAAATTTTCGGTCCTATTTTACCCGTCATTTCTTTTACCAATTTTAATTTGATTTTAAATGAAATTATAGAACTCGAAAAACCTTTGGCCGCTTATTTATTCACCAATAATTCTGAAGAAAAAGAAAACTTCAAGAATAAACTTTCTTTTGGTGGAGGTTGTATTAACGACGTGATCATGCATTTAGGAAATGAAAACCTTCCCTTTGGTGGCGTTGGAAATTCCGGAATCGGAAATTACCATGGAAAATTTGGTTTTGAAACCTTTTCACATCAAAAAGCTGTTTTAGAAAGAGCAACCTGGGGCGAACCTAATATAAAATATCCGC
- a CDS encoding GEVED domain-containing protein: protein MKKILFFSFLAFSLSLFGQTYCGPLHFGYIDPDDPFWNEDGDEPITLVDFAGINNTTDDEEYVGTFHQMFLSQTANVVQGNTYTITIKGNTAGNYTNVFVVFIDWNKNGILNDPGEVYEVTQTLTYSSGIDSQQVTHSIAVPATATVGSTRMRVKKLYDDDDYINDLTNPCIGGGFGQAEDYTVNVTASALSVNDTTAKKSLFKIYPNPVSDVLNIDSASKIKSVKIYDLSGKNVLTEMIDANKPAINVSSLSSGTYVITAETETGLQSAKIIKK, encoded by the coding sequence ATGAAAAAAATTCTCTTCTTTAGCTTTTTAGCATTTTCTTTGAGCTTATTTGGTCAAACTTATTGTGGTCCACTACACTTTGGATACATAGATCCTGATGATCCTTTTTGGAATGAAGATGGTGACGAACCAATTACATTAGTTGATTTTGCAGGGATTAACAATACTACAGATGACGAGGAATATGTTGGAACATTCCATCAAATGTTTTTATCACAAACCGCAAACGTTGTTCAGGGAAATACCTACACGATAACAATTAAAGGTAATACTGCAGGTAATTATACTAATGTATTTGTTGTTTTTATAGATTGGAATAAAAATGGAATTTTAAATGATCCCGGAGAAGTTTATGAAGTAACACAAACACTTACATATTCATCTGGAATAGACTCTCAACAGGTTACACATTCTATTGCGGTACCAGCCACAGCAACTGTTGGAAGTACTAGAATGAGAGTAAAAAAACTATATGATGACGACGATTATATTAATGATCTCACAAATCCATGCATTGGAGGTGGTTTTGGTCAGGCTGAAGATTATACCGTAAATGTAACTGCGTCAGCATTATCAGTCAATGATACGACTGCTAAGAAATCACTTTTCAAAATATACCCCAATCCCGTTTCTGATGTTCTGAATATCGATTCAGCATCAAAAATAAAATCAGTAAAAATATATGACTTAAGTGGTAAGAATGTACTAACTGAAATGATTGATGCAAACAAACCTGCAATTAATGTTTCAAGTCTAAGTTCTGGAACTTATGTAATAACTGCAGAAACAGAAACCGGTTTACAGTCTGCGAAAATAATCAAGAAATAA
- a CDS encoding HlyD family secretion protein: MAQKQLTRKEKRINKTITLLAWILIITGITGMLSFYLFSRKNVTTNDAQIEQYITPVSSKVSGFIQTIKFNENQFVHKGDTLIIIDNREFVNQVKMAEASLNANSENINTIESGVNTKASDTKIIDAKIASAKIDIWRTEQDFKRYKNLVSEDAATEQQFENAKASYEQAKANLLALEQQKNAVRASVNEQETKVAPVKSQIQQSSANLNNAKLFLSYTVVTAPYDGWVGKKTIQEGQLIKEGQALVQIVSKEKWIIANYKETQLGEIDQNKEVIITADAYPNAEFKGKIVSVSPASGSQFSLIKPDNATGNFVKIEQRFPVKIILENNQNNEKLLSGMNVLVSAKKI; the protein is encoded by the coding sequence ATGGCACAAAAGCAATTAACACGAAAGGAAAAAAGAATCAACAAGACGATTACTTTATTAGCCTGGATCCTCATCATCACCGGAATTACCGGAATGCTAAGCTTTTATCTTTTTTCAAGAAAAAACGTGACGACCAACGATGCGCAAATCGAACAATATATTACGCCAGTTTCAAGCAAAGTTTCGGGGTTTATTCAAACTATTAAGTTTAACGAAAATCAATTCGTTCACAAAGGAGATACTTTAATTATTATCGACAATCGCGAATTTGTCAATCAGGTAAAAATGGCTGAAGCCAGCCTTAATGCAAACTCTGAGAACATTAACACCATCGAAAGCGGAGTAAACACAAAAGCAAGCGACACTAAAATTATTGATGCAAAAATAGCTTCCGCCAAAATAGACATCTGGAGAACCGAACAGGATTTTAAAAGATATAAAAACTTGGTTTCGGAAGATGCCGCAACTGAACAGCAATTTGAAAATGCAAAAGCTTCTTATGAGCAGGCAAAAGCCAATCTTTTAGCTTTAGAGCAGCAGAAAAATGCAGTGAGAGCCAGTGTAAATGAACAGGAAACTAAAGTTGCTCCGGTAAAAAGCCAGATTCAGCAAAGTTCTGCCAATCTGAATAATGCTAAACTTTTCCTTTCTTACACGGTAGTTACAGCGCCTTACGACGGTTGGGTCGGTAAGAAAACCATTCAGGAAGGTCAATTGATCAAAGAAGGTCAGGCTTTAGTACAAATTGTGAGCAAAGAAAAATGGATCATTGCCAATTATAAAGAAACTCAGTTAGGAGAAATCGACCAGAATAAAGAAGTTATCATCACCGCAGATGCTTATCCGAATGCTGAATTCAAAGGAAAAATAGTTTCCGTTTCCCCAGCTTCAGGTTCTCAGTTTTCTTTGATAAAACCGGATAATGCAACAGGAAATTTCGTAAAAATCGAACAAAGATTTCCGGTGAAAATTATTCTTGAGAACAATCAGAATAACGAAAAACTACTCTCCGGAATGAATGTTCTGGTGAGCGCGAAAAAGATATAG
- a CDS encoding helix-turn-helix domain-containing protein has translation MNDSHFGAVEELDAEFYIYHVLADNIKTEIHHHSSAQLVYAEGGIVHIFTDLKHWYLPARCFMWIPAGTPHYIFSTSPKVDLYNFYFKKEENENGFFDEINIYSVSHLLREMILYTKDWDGKITKKDGANYYFLKALKGILPEKRDKKLAFPVQHPFPNDETLLKIAQYIHANLEKPLTIESTAKEFGMSTRTLSRKFKEILGMNYVRFLRALRITRSLELMIEEKYNMYEIAMMVGYNSLSSFSNIFKKVIGIPPTEYQQKLRGND, from the coding sequence ATGAACGACAGTCATTTTGGAGCCGTTGAAGAATTGGATGCTGAATTTTATATCTATCATGTTCTTGCAGATAATATAAAAACAGAAATTCATCATCACAGTTCTGCTCAGTTAGTGTATGCAGAAGGCGGTATTGTGCATATTTTCACCGATTTGAAACACTGGTATTTACCGGCAAGATGTTTTATGTGGATCCCTGCTGGAACTCCGCATTATATTTTTTCTACAAGCCCGAAAGTTGACCTTTATAACTTTTATTTTAAAAAAGAAGAAAATGAAAATGGCTTTTTTGATGAAATTAATATTTATTCGGTCAGTCATTTGCTTAGAGAGATGATTTTATATACAAAAGATTGGGATGGGAAAATCACAAAAAAGGATGGCGCTAATTATTATTTCCTTAAAGCTTTAAAAGGTATTTTACCTGAAAAACGAGATAAAAAACTTGCATTTCCGGTTCAGCATCCTTTTCCTAATGATGAAACATTATTAAAGATTGCGCAATACATCCATGCTAATCTTGAAAAGCCTTTAACCATCGAATCTACCGCAAAAGAATTTGGAATGAGTACAAGAACGCTTTCGAGAAAGTTTAAAGAAATTTTAGGCATGAATTACGTCCGTTTTCTGCGAGCATTGAGGATTACCCGTTCTCTGGAACTAATGATCGAAGAAAAATATAATATGTATGAGATCGCCATGATGGTAGGATACAACAGTCTTTCTTCTTTCAGTAATATCTTCAAAAAAGTAATTGGAATTCCTCCGACGGAATATCAGCAAAAACTGAGAGGGAATGATTAA
- a CDS encoding MFS transporter gives MHHNTVYHKWVPQWLKLPLLILALFPHLMLLSLLHSNSAFTSSFMDADSDDIQYLMILMYGTFVVTLLVIQRFMAYFSVKYYTLLMSSVSILILYALSITNDYHIILVIRVLEGIFGVLEGAIFLPLIIAELKTKHAKEIAYLFMYTIILTGGTITTSLLKSSIEDYDFQHMILMMVYFHVFVLIIAVAIFNKNRFFAKKPLYQLDIASWFLLWLCLQSGAYAIIYGKRLMWFESNIIILCLFICMISGGLFMLKQRNSARPFFHFEVFSSKNVIVGVILFFIFYILRASINNVYNIMATVWKWPWDYIVEIQYWNVAGTLLGVFLSALCITKGASSRLVFFSGFLILAIDCAWFTYTFYPDTTLQTICPPLFLQGVGQGLLFTPLVFFLIAGMPEQYVSNATAVGTSTRFWTTAIGYALMQNLMLFLTLKHSDTLSSQFTDTNPIFYSQWSHIFGANISKLPVNESISMTAGAFKAKINAQAILLSNMEIFTGLFWLALITAFVVLLYHPVKIAVRNIL, from the coding sequence ATGCATCACAATACAGTTTATCATAAATGGGTGCCTCAATGGCTGAAATTACCGCTTTTGATTTTAGCTCTTTTTCCTCACCTGATGTTGTTGTCGCTTTTGCACTCCAACAGTGCTTTTACCTCTTCATTCATGGATGCAGATTCCGATGATATTCAATATTTGATGATCTTAATGTACGGAACATTTGTGGTTACTCTTTTGGTAATACAAAGATTTATGGCGTATTTCAGTGTGAAATATTACACGTTGCTGATGTCTTCCGTTTCCATTCTTATTCTTTATGCTCTGTCCATTACCAACGACTATCATATTATTCTGGTCATTCGTGTCCTGGAAGGAATTTTCGGAGTTCTGGAAGGTGCTATATTCTTACCGTTGATCATTGCCGAACTGAAAACAAAACACGCCAAAGAAATTGCCTATCTTTTTATGTATACCATTATTCTCACCGGCGGAACGATCACCACTTCCCTTTTGAAGTCGAGTATTGAAGATTACGATTTTCAGCACATGATCTTAATGATGGTTTATTTTCATGTTTTTGTTTTAATTATTGCTGTTGCTATTTTTAATAAAAACAGATTTTTTGCAAAGAAACCATTGTACCAATTGGATATTGCGAGCTGGTTTTTGCTTTGGTTGTGCCTGCAATCAGGAGCATATGCAATTATTTACGGAAAGAGATTAATGTGGTTTGAATCAAATATTATCATACTCTGTCTTTTTATCTGTATGATTTCCGGAGGTTTATTTATGCTAAAACAAAGAAATTCGGCAAGACCTTTTTTTCATTTTGAAGTATTCAGTTCTAAAAATGTGATCGTTGGTGTCATACTTTTCTTCATCTTTTATATTTTGAGAGCAAGCATCAATAACGTTTACAATATTATGGCAACCGTTTGGAAATGGCCGTGGGATTATATTGTAGAAATTCAGTACTGGAATGTTGCAGGAACACTTTTAGGCGTTTTTCTGTCTGCACTTTGTATTACAAAAGGAGCTTCATCACGATTGGTTTTCTTCAGCGGTTTTTTAATTTTAGCAATAGATTGTGCCTGGTTTACGTATACTTTTTATCCCGATACGACGCTTCAAACGATTTGTCCGCCCTTATTTCTTCAGGGAGTCGGGCAAGGATTGCTTTTCACACCTTTGGTATTTTTTCTCATTGCAGGAATGCCCGAACAATACGTTTCCAATGCAACGGCAGTCGGAACTTCCACAAGATTCTGGACAACCGCAATAGGATATGCATTAATGCAAAATTTGATGTTATTTTTAACTTTAAAACATTCAGACACATTAAGTTCCCAATTTACCGATACCAATCCTATTTTCTACTCACAATGGAGTCATATCTTTGGAGCAAACATATCAAAACTTCCGGTAAACGAGTCGATATCTATGACAGCAGGAGCTTTTAAAGCAAAAATTAATGCACAAGCCATTCTTCTTTCTAATATGGAAATTTTCACAGGATTATTTTGGTTAGCATTGATTACAGCATTTGTCGTTTTACTGTATCATCCGGTAAAAATTGCGGTGAGGAATATTCTTTAA
- a CDS encoding chloride channel protein, whose protein sequence is MRRILVYIRKGLKKSFDNIRNEQLKHNLLQAIPFWIGSVITGFFAVMYAKLFAWGEHLLHFIMNWHAWMIFIIAPIGFVLSWWLVKEFAPNAKGSGIPQVMAAVELANPKEHTKIRSLLSLKIIVFKIISSVILVIGGGAVGREGPTVQIAGSVFRKVNEYLPHWWPKISKKNMIMTGAAAGLAAAFNTPLGGIVFAVEELSKTHINYFKTALFTAVIIAGLTAQTLAGSYLYLGYPKTHDVSLMVMFPIILVAGTSGIMASQLAVTMLKMNDWKKRKLKTDKANVVFLVICALFIASIAYFINREILGSGKEIMERVLFTKDKHEEWYVPILRMLGPALSFTSGGAGGIFAPALTAGASIGSVISGIIHLTPNETNVVILAGMVAFLTGITRAPFTSAIIVLEMTDRHSLIFHLMLAGMVSSIASILVSRHSLYDVLKLNFLAEIRK, encoded by the coding sequence ATGCGTAGAATATTGGTCTACATCCGAAAAGGGTTAAAAAAATCTTTTGACAACATCCGAAACGAACAACTGAAACATAATTTGCTTCAGGCAATTCCCTTTTGGATAGGTTCGGTGATTACAGGTTTTTTTGCTGTAATGTATGCTAAGCTATTTGCATGGGGAGAGCATCTGCTGCATTTCATAATGAACTGGCATGCGTGGATGATCTTTATCATTGCGCCCATAGGTTTTGTTCTTTCCTGGTGGCTGGTGAAAGAATTTGCTCCGAATGCCAAAGGCAGCGGTATTCCACAAGTTATGGCAGCCGTGGAGCTTGCCAATCCAAAAGAGCACACAAAAATCAGAAGTCTTTTAAGTCTTAAGATTATCGTTTTCAAAATTATTTCATCCGTTATTCTTGTTATTGGAGGAGGCGCTGTTGGCCGGGAAGGACCAACGGTTCAGATTGCGGGTTCAGTATTCAGAAAGGTCAATGAATATCTTCCGCACTGGTGGCCTAAAATATCAAAGAAAAACATGATCATGACAGGTGCGGCAGCAGGACTTGCAGCAGCATTTAACACCCCTTTGGGAGGGATTGTATTTGCTGTTGAGGAACTATCAAAAACACATATCAACTATTTCAAGACGGCTTTATTTACGGCGGTAATCATTGCCGGTTTAACTGCTCAGACTTTGGCAGGATCCTATTTATATCTGGGATACCCAAAAACACATGATGTTTCTTTAATGGTGATGTTTCCGATTATTCTTGTAGCAGGAACTTCTGGGATCATGGCCAGCCAACTCGCTGTAACCATGCTTAAGATGAATGACTGGAAAAAGAGAAAACTTAAAACAGATAAAGCCAATGTTGTCTTTCTGGTCATCTGTGCGCTATTTATCGCTTCTATTGCCTATTTTATCAACAGAGAGATTCTTGGATCCGGAAAGGAAATTATGGAACGGGTTCTTTTCACTAAGGATAAACATGAAGAATGGTATGTTCCGATATTAAGAATGCTTGGTCCTGCCCTATCTTTTACTTCCGGTGGCGCGGGAGGAATTTTTGCTCCGGCTTTAACAGCGGGTGCAAGTATTGGTTCTGTAATTTCTGGAATTATTCATTTAACGCCAAACGAAACCAATGTTGTGATTCTCGCAGGAATGGTGGCTTTTCTTACCGGAATAACAAGAGCTCCATTTACATCTGCAATTATTGTTTTAGAAATGACAGACAGACATTCTTTGATATTTCATTTGATGTTAGCAGGCATGGTTTCTTCTATTGCTTCTATTTTAGTAAGCAGACATTCTCTTTATGATGTATTAAAGTTAAATTTTCTTGCGGAAATTAGAAAATAA